ATATAATTTAAACACATTTAAAAAATAAGATTATGAGTTTAAGATTAGGGGATGAAGCGCCAAATTTTAAAGCGCAAACAACCATTGGTGAAATAGACTTTCACGATTATATCAAAGATAGCTGGGTCGTTTTCTTTTCGCACCCATCAGATTATACGCCGGTATGTACTACAGAGTTGGGCCGTACGGCAAAATTGAAATCTGAATTTGACAAGAGGGGTGTGAAGGCCATTGCGCTAAGCGTCGATAATGTAAACGATCACTTGAATTGGATTAAGGATATCAATGAAACGCAAAATACCGAAGTGAATTTTCCGGTTATTGCTGATGAAGATCATCATGTATCCGAATTGTACGATATGATCCACCCAAATGCTTCCGCAACAGCGACCGTACGTTCCGTATTTATTATCGGTCCTGACAAAAAGATCAAATTGACGCTGACCTATCCAGCATCAACAGGTCGTAATTTTGATGAAATTTTACGGGTCATAGATTCTTTACAGTTAACTGCCGATTATCAGGTCGCTACGCCCGCTGACTGGAAGCATGGTGAAGATGTTATTGTTGTGCCAGCGATCAAGACAGAAGATATTCCTGCTAAATTTCCAAAAGGCTTCAAAGAGATCAAACCGTATTTGAGAACGACGCCACAACCTAATCTATAGGGAGTAAGCCCTTGGAATTAAAGAACAAAAAAAGGCAACGTTGAAAAACGTTGCCTTTTTTATAAGTTATAAATGCCTCCTAATAGACTTTAACCATGTAGATATAGTCTTGCATTTTCTTGATTTGTTCTGTCCTTGGTAAACCTGCCAAGCTATTCTTTTTGTTGATCTTAAGACCGGTAACCAGTGAATCACTTGGTATGTCCGCTAAGGCGTTCAAGATTGATTTCGTTTTGATTGCAAAGGCGGCACCATCTATGCCACGTTGTTTTCCGGAAATAATACCAATCACATTACCTCTGCTATCCAATACCGGACCGCCACTATTACCTGGATTGACAGGTACGGAGATCTGATAAGCGATGGTATCACCGGCATAACCTGTTGATGAACTTAGGTATCCCTGACCATATACTGCTTCGTCCCGAGGAAACCCGATCGTATAAATATCTTCACCAAGATCTGAAGTCGACGTTTTGAATGTGTAAGGTAAGCTTTTAGCTTTCTTAAAGGCCTTATCTGCGATGTATAAGATAGCCAAGTCTTTGCTTGGATCGGTGTGTACGATTTGTGCTTTATACGATTCGCCTTTACTATTTTGTAAATAGATCGAATCAGCCCCGCTAATGACATGGTAATTGGTGACGACATAGCCATCTGTCGTCAACATAAATCCTGTTGCACCAAACTGGCTTTCGGTACCTTTTACAGATTTTTTGTCATTGATATCCCTGATAGCAGCATTGTGTGCGTTGACGTTCTTTTTGACATTGTTCATGTCTCTACGTAATGCACTGTAATCGGAAGATGCTTTCTCGAGGTTGCTGTAATAACCGCTCAGCCATAATGTGCCAAATACTGCAAATACCGCTACCACTGCAGCCACTAAAGAACTTGCTTTGATGCGTTCCCAAAGTGAAATTACCGCTGATTGTTTTATAGGAACTACCTTTGCGGCTTTGTTTTGGGTTTTATGGTATTCTTTTGCTGATTGTGCTAATGCATTTTTGAAATCCAGCCGTTGACTGGTTTCTTTCATATTGGCAACAAATTCGCGGTGTTGTTGTAATTGGGCAGCATAGGAGGGCTGATCAGCACAAAAAGATTCAAATGCAGCTTTTTCTTCGGCCGATAATTCGCCACGAAGATACTGGTCTGCTAATTCGAAAAATTCTTTTTGATTCATTGTTCCCATGGTGTTACACTAATTTTAATCTGTTGAAAAAAATATTTTTTTCAGCCGTTGTAGGCATTTATACTTCTGAGTCTTGGCATTATCTGTATTGGTGTAACCAAATTTATCACAGATGTCCTGCATCGAATGGTTTAAGATGTAGAAATCATGTAAGATTGTCTTACAAGGTTCTCCCATTTTCTCTAAGGCAAGTTCCATTTGGTCGAACTTCTTTTCAAGTTCTTGATGCTGTTGTAGATCTTCTTCCTCAAATAAGGAATCTTCATAACCGCTAATGTCACTGTTGCCAAAACCAGCACGATTGAGTTGCTTAAGCCAAAGCCTTCTGCAAATCGAGTAAAGATATGTTTTAAGTTTGCTGCTGAGCTCAAAGTTCCCTTTGGAAACTTTATCGTAGAGCACAATGACAGCTTCTTGAAAAATATCTTTCGCTTCATCCTCACTTCCATTGTTTTGCAAGATCATATGGCTTATAGACGGATAGTACCGCTTGTAGATAGCATCTATCGCCAAGCTGTTGCCGTCTTTGATGCCTTCAATGATTTGCTCATCATTTTCTAGCAGGACTGATTTACTGAATTTACTCACCTATTAATACCTTAATGCTTAAATTGTAACCCTTTGAAAAATAAAATTCTTCGAAATATTTTCAAACGTAAACTTTTATTTGTTTAAAGCGAAATCTATCCCCAAAAATAAGGCTTATTCCTTGAAACCGAAAGCATTTGTTTTTTATTGGAATCAGCTTCTTTTGGGAGGACATCGTTATTTTTCGCCGGGTCAATTTTTTACGTTTTTACATTGTTTTATTTACGATCCTCAAAAGGAGATCTTATAGTACAATTTTAAAGTTCGATATGATCTTTTTTGTATCGAAAAAGTTTCGCAATCGAGTGCTTTAATAATCTGCTTGTTATTACTACAAAATGAAGTTACATTTGGTTTCCTGGACTAAATTGCTTAATTACATTATGTTAAGAAACTCTGTTATTTTTTCAACGATTCTAGCCTCATTGCTGTCGCTGGACACTACCGTCACGATAGGGCAAACGATTACCTCATCTATCGACGGTTTCCAGTATGGAGCTACAGCAGCTCCAAAAGGGAATGAATGGGAATCGCCTCAATTATTATCACTTAATAAGGAGTTGCCGCATGCGTCGTTCTTCTCCTTTCAGAACGTAGAAAGTGCGCGAAAAGTACTTCCCGAGCATAGTAACTATTGGCTTTCGCTCAATGGATCCTGGAAGTTTAACTGGGTAAAGACCCCGGAAGAGCGACCAAAGGACTTTTATGATCCGAATTATAATGTGGGTGCCTGGGAATCTGTTCCAGTCCCTATGAGCTGGAATATTTATGGTATACAGAAGGATGGAAGCTTAAAATATGGTGTACCTATTTATACCAACCAACGTGTGATCTTTCATCATCAAGTTAAGGTCGATGATTGGCGCGGCGGAGTTATGCGGACACCAGCCCAAGATTGGACAACTTATGTCTACCGTAATGAAGTGGGATCGTACCGACGTAACTTTACAGTACCTACTCATTGGGACGGTCGTGAGGTATTTATCAATTTTGATGGTGTAGACTCCTTTTTCTACCTGTGGATAAATGGCAAATATGTCGGATTTTCAAAAAATTCCAGAAACGTCGCATCTTTCAATATCTCGCCTTACTTAAAAAAGGGTGCTGAAAATGTGTTGGCTGTTGAAGTTTATCGGAGTTCGGACGCTTCCTTTTTGGAAGATCAGGATATGTTTAGATTGCCCGGGATATTTCGGGATGTTTCGCTGACTTCAACGCCAAAAGTTCAGATTCGCGATTTAGCGGCCATTCCAGACTTGGACAGCAATTACGAAAATGGTTCGTTGAAAATTACGAGTACTGTACGCAATCTGGGTAATAAGAAAGCTGAAGGGTATAAAGTAGTTTATTCACTTTATAAAAATAAACTATACAGTGACGAGAATACCCTTGTTGATCAGACAGAAGCTTCATCAGCTGTGCCAGCCCTGGATGGTCAAGTTTCCAATAGCATAGTAGCAACGTTGAACGTCAAAAATCCGGATAAATGGTCTGCCGAATTACCTTATCGGTATACTTTGGTGGCTGAATTGAAGGATAAAAAAAACAAAACGGTTGAGACTATTTCTACCTACGTTGGATTTAGAAAGGTTGAGATTAAAGATACCAAGGCTGCGGATGATGAATTTGGCTTGGCCGGACGTTATTATTATGTCAATGGTAAGACGGTGAAACTGAAAGGCGTCAACCGTCATGAAACCAATCCTGAACATGGCAAAGTAGTGACCAGAGAACAGATGGAAGCTGAGGTAAAATTAATGAAACGGGCGAATATCAACCATGTCCGGAATTCGCATTATCCAGAACCTGCTTATTGGTATTATTTATGCGATAAATATGGAATTTATCTCGAGGATGAAGCCAATATCGAAAGCCATGAATATTATTATGGCAAAGAGTCTCTTTCTCATGTTCCTGAATGGAAAAATGCCCATGTAGCCCGTAATATCGAGATGGTGCATTCGACCATCAACCATCCGGCAGTGGTTATCTGGTCTTTAGGAAATGAAGCCGGTCCGGGTGATAATTTCGTGGCCGCCTATCAGGCTATCAAGAAAATCGATACGTCAAGACCTGTTCAATACGAGCGTAACAATACAATCGTTGATATGGGCTCCAATCAATACCCCTCAATAGACTGGGTAAGAGGAGCTGTAAAAGGCACTTACAAATTGAAATATCCATTTCATATCTCGGAGTATTCACATTCCATGGGTAATGCCGTTGGTAACCTAATTGATTATTGGGAAGCCATCGAATCGACCAACTTCTTTATGGGCGGTGCCATTTGGGATTGGATTGATCAGGCCATGTATTATTACGATAAGAAGACCGGCGAACGCTTTCTCGCTTATGGCGGCGACTTTGGAGACAAACCCAATGATGGAACTTTTGTCAATAATGGGTTGATCTTTGCCGATATGAAACCTAAGCCACAGTATTTTGAGGTCAAGAAAGTGTACCAAAATGCGGGCGTAAAGGCTGTTGATATTCAACAGGGGAAAATTGAGCTTTTCAATAAAAATTATTTTAAAGATCTATCCGATTATCAGGTTCAATGGTCGCTATATAAGGATGGGGTAGAAGTAAAAAATAGTGCAGGTACAATCAGTGCCGCTGATTTGCCGACAGCGCGCCAGCGTAAGCAGCTTGTATTGCCAATAAATTATGCACAGTTAGATGCGGGATCGGAGTATTTTGTAAAAATACAGTTTATCCTCAATACGGATCGGCCTTGGGCAGCCAAAGGTTTTGTACAAATGGAGGAACAACTGTTTGTCAAAGCGGCTGAAAATAAACCGTTGATTTCCGCTGTTGCATTAGGGGGGGCTCCGTCGCTTTCCAAAGAAGGTGATTTGCAGGTGGTGAAGGGAGATCAATTTATCGCGAAGTTTGACAATAAAACAGGCTCGATATATAATCTAATGTATGCCGGTAAACAAGTTATCCGCGATGGCGAAGGCCCAAAATTGGATGCACTACGTGCTCCGGTTGACAATGACAACTGGGCTTACCAACAATGGTTTGAAAAAGGATTGCATAACCTTAAACATAAGGTTTTGTCGTCAAACAGTTATACCAAGAAAGATGGAACAGTTGTATTGGCGTTTACGGTTGAATCCCAAGCCCCATATGGTGCGTCTTTGTTGGGGGGAACTTCGGGAACCTACACGCTTAAAGAGCATACAGATAAGCCTTTTGGCAAAGATGATTTTAAATTTACAAGCAATCAGATCTGGACAATTTATAAGGATGGCTCTATTGAATTGTCGTCGAGTATTACATCCAATAATGCAAGTGTTGTATTAGCTCGATTGGGATATGCTTTGCAATTGCCGACCGAGTATGGCAATTATAGTTATTATGGACGTGGACCGATCAATAATTATGCTGATCGGAAGACAGCACAATTTATTGAATTGCACAAAAGCACTGTAAAAGATCAGTTCGTGCCATGGCCTAATCCGCAAAATATGAGCAACAATGAGGATGTGCGTTGGACAGCATTGACAAATAATGCTGGACAGGGAGTTGTTTTTGTTGCGAAAGAGCATTTATCAACATCCGCTTTGGACTATAGTGAGCTTGAGTTAACCTTTGCACCGCACCCTTATCAATTACCAAAGAGTTCGGG
The Sphingobacterium multivorum genome window above contains:
- a CDS encoding trypsin-like peptidase domain-containing protein, producing MNQKEFFELADQYLRGELSAEEKAAFESFCADQPSYAAQLQQHREFVANMKETSQRLDFKNALAQSAKEYHKTQNKAAKVVPIKQSAVISLWERIKASSLVAAVVAVFAVFGTLWLSGYYSNLEKASSDYSALRRDMNNVKKNVNAHNAAIRDINDKKSVKGTESQFGATGFMLTTDGYVVTNYHVISGADSIYLQNSKGESYKAQIVHTDPSKDLAILYIADKAFKKAKSLPYTFKTSTSDLGEDIYTIGFPRDEAVYGQGYLSSSTGYAGDTIAYQISVPVNPGNSGGPVLDSRGNVIGIISGKQRGIDGAAFAIKTKSILNALADIPSDSLVTGLKINKKNSLAGLPRTEQIKKMQDYIYMVKVY
- a CDS encoding peroxiredoxin, producing MSLRLGDEAPNFKAQTTIGEIDFHDYIKDSWVVFFSHPSDYTPVCTTELGRTAKLKSEFDKRGVKAIALSVDNVNDHLNWIKDINETQNTEVNFPVIADEDHHVSELYDMIHPNASATATVRSVFIIGPDKKIKLTLTYPASTGRNFDEILRVIDSLQLTADYQVATPADWKHGEDVIVVPAIKTEDIPAKFPKGFKEIKPYLRTTPQPNL
- a CDS encoding RNA polymerase sigma factor, whose translation is MSKFSKSVLLENDEQIIEGIKDGNSLAIDAIYKRYYPSISHMILQNNGSEDEAKDIFQEAVIVLYDKVSKGNFELSSKLKTYLYSICRRLWLKQLNRAGFGNSDISGYEDSLFEEEDLQQHQELEKKFDQMELALEKMGEPCKTILHDFYILNHSMQDICDKFGYTNTDNAKTQKYKCLQRLKKIFFSTD
- a CDS encoding glycoside hydrolase family 2 TIM barrel-domain containing protein; this encodes MLRNSVIFSTILASLLSLDTTVTIGQTITSSIDGFQYGATAAPKGNEWESPQLLSLNKELPHASFFSFQNVESARKVLPEHSNYWLSLNGSWKFNWVKTPEERPKDFYDPNYNVGAWESVPVPMSWNIYGIQKDGSLKYGVPIYTNQRVIFHHQVKVDDWRGGVMRTPAQDWTTYVYRNEVGSYRRNFTVPTHWDGREVFINFDGVDSFFYLWINGKYVGFSKNSRNVASFNISPYLKKGAENVLAVEVYRSSDASFLEDQDMFRLPGIFRDVSLTSTPKVQIRDLAAIPDLDSNYENGSLKITSTVRNLGNKKAEGYKVVYSLYKNKLYSDENTLVDQTEASSAVPALDGQVSNSIVATLNVKNPDKWSAELPYRYTLVAELKDKKNKTVETISTYVGFRKVEIKDTKAADDEFGLAGRYYYVNGKTVKLKGVNRHETNPEHGKVVTREQMEAEVKLMKRANINHVRNSHYPEPAYWYYLCDKYGIYLEDEANIESHEYYYGKESLSHVPEWKNAHVARNIEMVHSTINHPAVVIWSLGNEAGPGDNFVAAYQAIKKIDTSRPVQYERNNTIVDMGSNQYPSIDWVRGAVKGTYKLKYPFHISEYSHSMGNAVGNLIDYWEAIESTNFFMGGAIWDWIDQAMYYYDKKTGERFLAYGGDFGDKPNDGTFVNNGLIFADMKPKPQYFEVKKVYQNAGVKAVDIQQGKIELFNKNYFKDLSDYQVQWSLYKDGVEVKNSAGTISAADLPTARQRKQLVLPINYAQLDAGSEYFVKIQFILNTDRPWAAKGFVQMEEQLFVKAAENKPLISAVALGGAPSLSKEGDLQVVKGDQFIAKFDNKTGSIYNLMYAGKQVIRDGEGPKLDALRAPVDNDNWAYQQWFEKGLHNLKHKVLSSNSYTKKDGTVVLAFTVESQAPYGASLLGGTSGTYTLKEHTDKPFGKDDFKFTSNQIWTIYKDGSIELSSSITSNNASVVLARLGYALQLPTEYGNYSYYGRGPINNYADRKTAQFIELHKSTVKDQFVPWPNPQNMSNNEDVRWTALTNNAGQGVVFVAKEHLSTSALDYSELELTFAPHPYQLPKSSGVHVHLDAAVTGLGGNSCGQGPPLEKDRVKAIPTAIGFIIRPIQNNDMIAKAQVATAGDAPISLARSSNGEVSIQSGNKNETVLYSLNNAKASVYKAPFDLRAGGTVTAWYQQNEKLKVTQQYTKIETIPMEVVFASSQETGEGDAKNLLDGDPSSIWHTMYSVTVAQYPHWVDFDAGSSKTIKGFTFLPRQDGPNGDIKDYKIQVSKDGKNWEDVMSGSFERNKKLKTVRFEKPVKGRYIRFTGLNSQRGDDYASGAEFAVIAE